A stretch of the Eulemur rufifrons isolate Redbay chromosome 20, OSU_ERuf_1, whole genome shotgun sequence genome encodes the following:
- the TP53TG5 gene encoding TP53-target gene 5 protein — protein sequence MSPSAKKRLKKSMVSKMQDKEQPVSKGIEWNRLRRVLKNLSLLKLLKSSNQRIQDLHKLAKRCWNSLLRVPKMPDITSGENNVRNKVKQNHEEFQETRCPETELKSKKLESIGKSKETNPKEQKPKVGSSMRDKAKGSPAAVLWTEQMESEVPSTSRGLNTGAPRGQLLTEGPQIIFLKKPHHRTPMGDMKQLDVADQCMWFEGLPTRVHVPAPRMLCRSSALRWVKRCCTRFCSASLELPMHHPYKVM from the exons ATGAGTCCATCAGCAAAGAAGAGGCTGAAGAAAAGCATGGTTTCCAAG ATGCAAGACAAGGAGCAGCCTGTCAGCAAAGGAATTGAGTGGAACCGACTTAGAAGG GTGTTAAAAAACTTGTCGCTCTTGAAGCTGCTCAAGAGCTCCAACCAGCGGATCCAAGACCTGCATAAGCTGGCCAAAAGGTGTTGGAATTCACTTCTCAGAGTTCCAAAGATGCCCGATATCACCTCTGG GGAAAACAATGTCCGCAATAAAGTGAAACAAAATCATGAAGAGTTCCAGGAGACTAGGTGCCCCGAGACAGAACTGAAGTCCAAGAAATTAGAGTCCATAGGGAAATCTAAGGAGACAAACCCTAAGGAGCAGAAGCCTAAGGTGGGGTCAAGCATGCGGGACAAGGCAAAGGGGTCCCCTGCAGCAGTGCTATGGACAGAACAGATGGAGTCTGAGGTCCCAAGCACATCGAGAGGTCTGAACACTGGAGCCCCGAGGGGGCAACTACTCACTGAGGGCCCCCAAATCATCTTCCTGAAGAAACCCCACCACAGAACCCCCATGGGAGACATGAAGCAGCTTGATGTAGCTGACCAGTGTATGTGGTTTGAGGGGCTGCCCACACGAGTCCATGTTCCAGCTCCCCGGATGCTGTGCAGATCCTCCGCTCTGCGCTGGGTTAAGCGCTGCTGCACCCGCTTCTGCTCCGCATCACTTGAGCTGCCTATGCACCATCCATACAAG GTGATGTGA
- the SYS1 gene encoding protein SYS1 homolog: MAGQFRSYVWDPLLILSQIVLMQAVYYGSLGLWLALVDGLVRSSPSLDQMFDAEILGFSTPPGRLSMMSFVLNALTCALGLLYFIRRGKQCLDFTVTVHFFHLLGCWFYSSRFPSALTWWLVQAVCIALMAVIGEYLCMRTELKEIPLNSAPKSNV; this comes from the exons ATGGCGGGCCAGTTCCGCAGCTACGTGTGGGACCCGTTGTTGATCCTGTCGCAGATCGTCCTCATGCAGGCCGTCTATTACGGCTCGCTGGGCCTGTGGCTGGCGCTAGTGGACGGGCTAGTGCGAAGCAGCCCCTCGCTGGACCAAATGTTCGATGCCGAG ATCCTGGGCTTTTCCACCCCTCCAGGCCGGCTCTCCATGATGTCCTTCGTCCTCAACGCCCTCACCTG TGCCCTGGGCTTGCTGTACTTCATCCGGCGAGGGAAACAGTGTCTGGATTTCACTGTCACTGTCCATTTCTTTCACCTCCTGGGCTGCTGGTTCTACAGCTCCCGTTTCCCCTCGGCGCTGACCTGGTGGCTGGTCCAAGCTGTGTGCATTGCGCTCATGGCTGTCATCGGGGAGTACCTGTGCATGCGGACGGAGCTCAAGGAGATCCCCCTCAACTCAGCCCCTAAATCCAATGTCTAG